The nucleotide sequence GACATAGAAGATGGGCGTGGTGACGTAAAAGGAATCGCCGGCGGGCATGTCGTCCAGTCTAAAGCGCGCCACCGACGTGATGACGCCCGTTCTCCACAGGCGTCAGCGCGCGGGCGCAGTAGGCGTCAGCGGGCGGGCACAGCCGGCGTCAGCGCGCGGCGAGCGCCCCCTGGTAGAGGTCGCGCTTGGACAGCCCGGTCGCCTCGGCGACGTCCGCCGCAGCCTCTTTCAGGCGGTCGCCGGACGCAACGGCCGCGAGCACCTGCGCGACTCCGGCCGCGAGGTCGAACTCCCTGGCAGGCGCGCCTTCCACGACCAGGCAGATCTCGCCCCGGACCCCGTCGGCGGCCCAGTCGGCGAGCTCGCGCGCGGTGCCTCGGCGGACCTCCTCGTGGAGCTTCGTGAGCTCGCGGCAGACCACGGCCCGGCGGGCGTCGCCGAGCTCCTGCGCCAGATCGGCCAGCGAGTCGGCGAGACGGTGCGGCGACTCGAAGAAGACGAGGGTGCGTCGCTCGTCGGCGAGGTCGCGCAGGGCCTTGCGGCGGTCGCCGGGCTTGCGCGGCAGGAACCCCTCGAACGCGAAGCGGTCGGTCGGCAAGCCGGAGACGGCGAGCGCGGTGAGGACGGCGCTCGGACCGGGGATGGCCGTGACGGTCACGCCGGCAGCGGCAGCGGCCTCGACGAGCGGGAACCCGGGGTCGCTGATCGCCGGCATGCCCGCATCGGTGAGGACGACGACGTCGGCCTCGCGGGCGAGCTCGACGACCTCGGCCGCGCGGTCGCGCTCGTTGTGCTCGTGCAGCGCGAGGAGCCTCGGCCGGTTCTCGACTCCCAGGGCGCGCATGAGGTGCACGGCCGTCCGCGTGTCCTCGGCGGCGACGATCTCGGCGTTCGACAGCACCTCGATCAGCCGTGCCGAGGCGTCGCCGAGGTTGCCGATGGGCGTTGCCGCGAGAACGATCACGAGATCATTGTCCCCGGTTCTGGTGCGGTTTCCCGCAGAGGAAGCACCCCTACGATGGCCTGGTGACCCCGAGCCCCGACGACTTCGACGCGATCGTGGGCTCGCGGACCCCCGTCGAGTCGGGTGGCGGCCCGTCGTCGGCTCCGGCTCCGACTCCGACTCCGGCTCCGGTCGCAGGAGCAGCGGCACAGCCCGTCGCCCTCGCGCCCGAGCCGCGCCACGCCCTCCCGGCCGAACCCCACCGCCTCACTCTCCTCGACGAGTGGTGGGGGCGCGTGCTGGCCACGGAGTCCTCCCGGCGACTGTGGGCGGTCCTCGGCCCCGTCTTCGTCACCCTCCTCGCAGCCGTGCTGCGCCTCTACCACCTGGGGCACCCGCACTCCCTCGTGTTCGACGAGACCTACTACGTCAAGGACGCGTGGTCGCTGCACAGCCTCGGCTACGAGGGCACGTGGCCGCAGAACGTCGACGACAGGTTCGCGAACGGCCAGACGAGCCTGTTCACGTCCGCACCCGAGTTCGTGGCGCACCCGCCGCTCGGCAAGTGGCTCGTCAGCCTCGGCATGGCACTCTTCGGGCCCGACGACCCGGCCGGCTGGCGCTTCAGCGTCGCCGTCGCGGGCATCCTCGCGGTGCTCGTCGTCACCCTCATCGCGCGTCACCTGCTGAAGTCGAACCTGCTCGGAGTGCTCGCCGGCTTCTTCATGGCCATCGACGGCCAGGCGATCGTCATGTCGAGGGTGTCGCTGCTCGACAACTTCGTCATGTTCTTCTCGCTGCTCGGCTTCGGCGCAGTGCTCCTCGACCGATATCAGTCGAAGCGGAGGCTCGACGCCTGGGTGGTGCGGATGGACCACGCGGGGCGCGACCTCACCTGGGGCCCGGCGATGTGGTTCCGCCCCTGGCTGATCGTCGCCGGGCTGCTGCTCGGCGCGGCGACGGGCGTGAAATGGAACGGCGCCTACTTCCTCGCGATCTTCGCCGTCTACACGATCGTCGTCGACATGGCCGCCCGCCGTCGCGCCGGCGTCGAGTTCTGGGGGTCGGGCACCCTGTTCAAGCAGGGTCCGGTCACCTTCGTCCTCATGGTGCCGATCGCCGCGGCGACCTACGTGGCCTGCTGGACGGGCTGGTTCGTCACCAGGGGCGGCTTCTACCGCGAGTGGGTCGAACAGGGCGGCACCCGCTGGAAGGGCGCGCTGGCCTGGGTGCCCGACGTCGTGCAGAACTGGTGGCATTACCAGGTCGGGATGTACGAGTTCAACATCACGCTCGCGACGCCGCACCCCTACCAGGCGAACCCTCTGCTCTGGCTCGTGGTGCAGCGGCCCACGAGCATGTACTACCTCGGCATCGCCGACGGAACGAGCGGCTGCACCTCGGTCGGCTCGTGCGGGCAGGCGATCGCCGGGATCCCGAACCCCCTCATCTGGTACGGGGCCGTCCTGGCGTGCCTGTACCTGCTGTACCGCCTCGTCCGCTTCCGCGAGTGGCGCTACGGCCTGATCCTCACGGGGCTCGCCGCGGGCTACCTGCCGTGGATGCTGTACATCCGCCGGACGGTCTTCCAGTTCTACACGATCTCGTTCGAGCCCTACCTCATCCTCGCGCTGGCCGCGGCGCTGGGCGTCGTGCTCGGGAAACGCAGCGACGACGTGGTCCGGCGCACCTCGGGGATCCGGGTGGCCGGGATCGTGGTGATCGTGGCGATCCTGCTGACGGTGTTCTACTACCCGATGTGGACGGCCGAGCAGGAGCCGTTCTTCTACATCAACCTGCACTACTTCGTGCCGAGCTGGAAGTAGCTCCGCCCGCGGTCAGGCGTGGGCGGGGGCGAACTTCGCGACGAGCTCGCGTTTGAGCACCTTCCCGCTCGGGCCGAGCGGCAGGGCGTCGACCAGGTGGACGACCCGCGGGTACTTGTAGGCGGCGATCTCGTCCTTCACGAAGTCGATCAGCTCGTCGGGTGTCGCCTCCGCGCCGGGGCGGAGCACGACCGCGGCCTCGATCTCCTGGCCGTGCGTCTCGTGCGGGACTCCGAACACGGCGGCCATGGCGACCGCGGTGTGGGCCGCGAGGACCTCCTCGACCTGCCGCGGGTAGACGTTGTAGCCGTTGCGGATGATCATGTCCTTCGTGCGGTCGACGATCGTGAGGTAGCCGTCGTCGCCCTTCGTGCCGAGGTCGCCGGTGCGGAACCAGCCGTCGACGATGGCCTTCGCGGTGTCGTCGGGGCGGTTGAGGTAGCCGTTCATGATGTTGTGGCCGCGGACGACGATCTCGCCGATCGACCCTGGGGGCATCAGCACGATGGCGTCCTCGACGTTCTGGTCGGCGACCTCGACGTCGACGCCCCAGACCGGGGTGCCGATCGTGCCGGGGTGCGGCGCGACCCCGACGTGGTTGAAGCACGCCACCGGCGAGGTCTCGGTGAGGCCGTAGCCCTCGTGGATATCGGCGCCGTACACCTCTCGGAAGCGGTCCATCACCGCCAGCGGAAGCGCGGCGCCACCCGAGATCGCGTACTTGAGGGTGGGCCGGGCCTCGCTGCGGGTGGCCGCGTCGAGCAGGGCCATGTACATCGTCGGCACGCCCATGAAGATGTCGCAGCCCTCGTCGGCCATGACCTGGAGGGCCGCGTCGCCGGTGAACTTCGGCACCATGACGACGGTGGCGCCGGCCCGGAAGGCGACGTTCATGGTGCAGGTCTGGCCGAACGTGTGGAAGAGCGGCAGCGCGCCGAGCACCTTGTC is from Frondihabitans australicus and encodes:
- a CDS encoding dolichyl-phosphate-mannose--protein mannosyltransferase; the encoded protein is MTPSPDDFDAIVGSRTPVESGGGPSSAPAPTPTPAPVAGAAAQPVALAPEPRHALPAEPHRLTLLDEWWGRVLATESSRRLWAVLGPVFVTLLAAVLRLYHLGHPHSLVFDETYYVKDAWSLHSLGYEGTWPQNVDDRFANGQTSLFTSAPEFVAHPPLGKWLVSLGMALFGPDDPAGWRFSVAVAGILAVLVVTLIARHLLKSNLLGVLAGFFMAIDGQAIVMSRVSLLDNFVMFFSLLGFGAVLLDRYQSKRRLDAWVVRMDHAGRDLTWGPAMWFRPWLIVAGLLLGAATGVKWNGAYFLAIFAVYTIVVDMAARRRAGVEFWGSGTLFKQGPVTFVLMVPIAAATYVACWTGWFVTRGGFYREWVEQGGTRWKGALAWVPDVVQNWWHYQVGMYEFNITLATPHPYQANPLLWLVVQRPTSMYYLGIADGTSGCTSVGSCGQAIAGIPNPLIWYGAVLACLYLLYRLVRFREWRYGLILTGLAAGYLPWMLYIRRTVFQFYTISFEPYLILALAAALGVVLGKRSDDVVRRTSGIRVAGIVVIVAILLTVFYYPMWTAEQEPFFYINLHYFVPSWK
- a CDS encoding long-chain-fatty-acid--CoA ligase, with the translated sequence MTTPAPSRATASVASILRESAERFSDEVAVVVGPERVTYAELWAQTKAYAGALRAKGVTEGTRVAMLVPNVADFPRVYYAILSLGAVAVPIHALLKQHEIEYVLRDSGSTMLVCAAPLLAEGASGAGLAGVDVVTVLAPPDLATGFDRLEALAEAAEPIDTYVPRDPFDTATILYTSGTTGQPKGAEGCHFSLIEQANVLLLSTFEMKAGDKVLGALPLFHTFGQTCTMNVAFRAGATVVMVPKFTGDAALQVMADEGCDIFMGVPTMYMALLDAATRSEARPTLKYAISGGAALPLAVMDRFREVYGADIHEGYGLTETSPVACFNHVGVAPHPGTIGTPVWGVDVEVADQNVEDAIVLMPPGSIGEIVVRGHNIMNGYLNRPDDTAKAIVDGWFRTGDLGTKGDDGYLTIVDRTKDMIIRNGYNVYPRQVEEVLAAHTAVAMAAVFGVPHETHGQEIEAAVVLRPGAEATPDELIDFVKDEIAAYKYPRVVHLVDALPLGPSGKVLKRELVAKFAPAHA
- the rsmI gene encoding 16S rRNA (cytidine(1402)-2'-O)-methyltransferase, whose product is MIVLAATPIGNLGDASARLIEVLSNAEIVAAEDTRTAVHLMRALGVENRPRLLALHEHNERDRAAEVVELAREADVVVLTDAGMPAISDPGFPLVEAAAAAGVTVTAIPGPSAVLTALAVSGLPTDRFAFEGFLPRKPGDRRKALRDLADERRTLVFFESPHRLADSLADLAQELGDARRAVVCRELTKLHEEVRRGTARELADWAADGVRGEICLVVEGAPAREFDLAAGVAQVLAAVASGDRLKEAAADVAEATGLSKRDLYQGALAAR